A window of Candidatus Dojkabacteria bacterium contains these coding sequences:
- a CDS encoding FtsQ-type POTRA domain-containing protein, with translation MPKDPQILKEVKQREKAKRKKLLVKIAISSVLLVLVLLLGLVISRTTWVDVKHVEVRTADNSDLVNADRELLTAVVEDKVIGANLFSVDIREVRKILLESNPFIKDVYVEKHFPNRVVATLTEREPYLLVDTTNNCYLLDTEGYVLAKTTGEEEIEVEPQLDCMTMKEKFPVVIVYSTDVKADFPLGEQSTFYEAVKISIFSKVLKDNGYILENVELVEGIFLLQVGVDKLIVFSDSQDLDIQLKRFLLVTDKIEEEGLTFRTLDLRYKRPILKKI, from the coding sequence ATGCCAAAAGATCCGCAAATATTAAAAGAGGTAAAGCAGAGAGAGAAGGCAAAGCGCAAAAAGTTGCTGGTCAAGATTGCGATCAGTAGTGTTCTGCTTGTCTTGGTTTTGCTGCTGGGGCTGGTGATCAGCCGGACAACCTGGGTTGATGTAAAGCATGTCGAGGTCCGAACGGCTGATAACTCCGATCTGGTAAATGCCGATAGGGAGCTGCTGACAGCGGTCGTCGAAGATAAAGTGATCGGCGCAAACCTATTCTCAGTTGATATTCGTGAGGTGCGAAAGATCTTGCTCGAGTCCAACCCATTTATTAAAGATGTGTATGTAGAGAAGCATTTCCCAAACAGAGTTGTAGCCACCCTCACAGAGCGTGAGCCTTACCTTTTGGTCGACACAACAAATAACTGCTACCTACTGGATACAGAGGGATATGTGTTGGCCAAAACCACGGGTGAAGAAGAGATCGAAGTCGAGCCGCAGCTGGATTGCATGACGATGAAGGAGAAATTCCCGGTGGTTATTGTGTACTCGACCGATGTGAAAGCGGATTTTCCGCTTGGTGAGCAGTCTACATTTTATGAGGCTGTGAAGATCTCTATCTTTAGTAAAGTGCTCAAGGACAATGGATATATATTGGAGAATGTCGAGCTAGTCGAGGGGATTTTCCTGCTACAAGTCGGAGTAGATAAGCTGATCGTCTTTTCTGATTCGCAAGATCTTGATATACAGCTCAAGAGATTTCTCTTGGTGACAGACAAGATAGAAGAGGAAGGGCTAACTTTCCGTACCTTGGATCTTCGATATAAGCGGCCGATCTTAAAAAAGATTTAA
- the ftsA gene encoding cell division protein FtsA, whose translation MAKRIITAIDVGSTKVTTVIAAVDDNELQPTVIGVYSHPAQGIKKGVIVNIDEATNSISESLTAAERMAGVTVSDVYVSINGEQINSINNRGVVAVSGGEITMEDTYRAIENARTLSLPQDMNPIHIIPREFVVDNQNGIKYPIGMTGQRLEVETHIITASMSSWKNLRKCIEQLGLMVSDIVFTGWASTLSVLTDTERELGITMMDIGGGTVSVSIFQEGAIVYSGSVPLGGSSITSDLAIGLQLSLDEAEKVKVNMEKILEDKLEKARKDMDKTPALLRKEEEPKKKEENKDDLVDIAALGIKGRDSVSKSMLKQIVEARLEEIFDMVRESVSKGGFDVAMPAGIVLTGGSSQLKDITKVAQSSFGVPARLGYPSGLTGMIEEISDPSYSAVQGLVKHAMEDEAGGGMSDGEGSLVGGLSGILGKVGGWIKSLMP comes from the coding sequence ATGGCGAAACGAATTATTACCGCAATAGACGTTGGATCTACCAAAGTTACAACAGTAATTGCAGCTGTCGACGATAACGAATTACAGCCGACAGTTATAGGTGTTTACTCCCATCCAGCACAAGGCATTAAGAAGGGTGTCATCGTAAATATAGACGAGGCTACCAATTCAATCTCAGAAAGCCTCACAGCAGCCGAGCGAATGGCAGGTGTCACTGTTTCCGATGTGTATGTTTCTATCAATGGTGAGCAGATTAACAGCATTAACAATCGCGGTGTCGTAGCGGTATCCGGCGGTGAGATCACCATGGAGGATACATATCGCGCAATCGAGAATGCTCGAACCCTTTCCCTCCCTCAAGACATGAATCCTATTCACATAATTCCAAGAGAATTTGTCGTAGATAATCAGAACGGTATCAAATACCCAATCGGCATGACCGGTCAAAGACTTGAAGTTGAGACACATATCATTACAGCATCAATGTCATCGTGGAAGAATCTGCGAAAGTGCATTGAGCAGCTAGGCCTTATGGTATCAGACATTGTGTTTACAGGCTGGGCCTCAACATTGTCAGTTTTGACAGACACTGAGCGAGAGCTCGGAATCACAATGATGGATATCGGTGGTGGCACTGTAAGCGTATCAATCTTCCAAGAGGGAGCAATCGTTTACAGCGGCTCGGTACCTCTCGGTGGCTCGAGCATCACATCTGACCTTGCAATCGGCCTACAGCTTTCCCTAGATGAAGCAGAGAAGGTGAAGGTAAATATGGAGAAGATACTTGAAGATAAGCTTGAGAAGGCTAGAAAAGATATGGACAAGACTCCAGCACTTCTACGAAAAGAAGAGGAGCCAAAGAAGAAAGAAGAGAACAAAGATGATTTAGTAGATATCGCAGCACTTGGGATCAAGGGCCGAGATTCAGTATCTAAATCGATGCTCAAGCAGATAGTAGAGGCTCGATTGGAAGAGATCTTTGATATGGTACGTGAGAGCGTATCAAAAGGCGGTTTCGATGTCGCGATGCCAGCAGGAATCGTGCTTACAGGTGGTAGCTCACAGCTTAAGGATATTACCAAAGTAGCTCAATCTTCATTTGGAGTGCCAGCAAGACTTGGCTATCCAAGCGGTCTGACAGGTATGATTGAAGAGATCTCTGATCCTTCATATTCGGCTGTTCAAGGCTTGGTAAAGCATGCAATGGAAGATGAGGCTGGTGGCGGAATGTCAGATGGTGAAGGCTCGCTTGTGGGTGGATTAAGTGGTATCCTTGGGAAGGTCGGAGGCTGGATTAAGTCGTTGATGCCCTAA
- the ftsZ gene encoding cell division protein FtsZ, whose protein sequence is MLVTPSNVNPVAKIKVVGVGGAGGNAVNTMIADYSTEGVEFYAFNTDAQVLKNSLAPQTLQLGPELTRGLGVGGDHNVGAQAAEESLDEIHEHLAGADMVFLTAGMGGGTGTGAIPVIAGVAKNLGALTVAVVTKPFKFEGKHRERVAEEGLAELKDKVDTLIIVDNQRLLEIVDENISFLEAMKEVDKVLAEGVKSISSLVTMTGFINVDFADVKAIMTNAGTSLMGMGRASGDKRAETAARQAATSPLLDMSIQGAKGVLFNIVGGTDLSMSEINTAAQMIGEAVDPDAKVIFGATIDETMKDEIVITIVATGFDEAAQHDIELEALNVDSPARKLLIQEEPKSSLIDKPVQKAPQVQTPVNFTEVDSAAKEPSKPADDFKSGSDDDDLEIPAFMRRKN, encoded by the coding sequence ATGTTGGTTACCCCTAGCAACGTCAACCCGGTGGCGAAGATAAAAGTAGTAGGCGTCGGTGGAGCCGGCGGAAACGCTGTTAACACAATGATTGCCGATTACAGCACTGAGGGTGTGGAGTTTTATGCATTTAACACAGATGCCCAGGTATTAAAGAATTCATTAGCTCCTCAAACATTGCAGCTTGGACCAGAGCTTACACGTGGACTTGGCGTAGGTGGTGATCATAATGTAGGTGCACAGGCAGCAGAAGAGAGCCTCGACGAGATCCATGAGCATCTTGCAGGTGCCGATATGGTTTTCCTAACAGCTGGGATGGGTGGTGGTACGGGTACAGGAGCAATTCCAGTAATCGCTGGCGTGGCCAAGAACCTTGGAGCGCTCACAGTTGCCGTCGTTACCAAGCCATTCAAGTTTGAAGGAAAGCATAGAGAAAGAGTCGCAGAAGAGGGATTGGCCGAGTTAAAGGATAAGGTTGATACATTGATTATAGTTGATAACCAGAGATTGCTCGAAATTGTCGATGAGAACATCTCATTCCTCGAGGCGATGAAAGAGGTCGACAAAGTGCTTGCGGAGGGTGTGAAGAGCATCTCAAGCCTTGTAACTATGACAGGATTTATCAATGTAGACTTCGCCGATGTTAAGGCAATCATGACAAATGCTGGTACATCACTGATGGGTATGGGTCGAGCATCCGGAGACAAGCGTGCAGAGACTGCCGCTCGCCAGGCTGCTACGAGCCCACTTCTCGATATGTCTATCCAGGGTGCCAAGGGTGTTCTATTCAATATTGTTGGAGGAACTGACCTAAGCATGTCTGAGATAAATACAGCAGCCCAGATGATCGGTGAAGCGGTTGATCCAGACGCAAAGGTGATCTTCGGTGCAACAATTGACGAGACAATGAAGGACGAGATCGTGATTACAATTGTAGCGACAGGCTTTGACGAGGCTGCACAGCATGACATCGAGCTTGAGGCTTTGAACGTAGACTCGCCAGCACGGAAATTATTGATCCAGGAAGAGCCAAAGAGCAGCCTGATCGACAAGCCAGTACAGAAAGCGCCACAAGTGCAGACACCTGTGAATTTCACAGAGGTTGACTCTGCTGCTAAGGAGCCAAGCAAGCCAGCAGACGACTTCAAATCTGGAAGTGATGATGACGACCTCGAGATCCCAGCATTTATGAGGCGCAAGAATTAA
- a CDS encoding YkvA family protein — MAKKIEAVEVQKKSESSNQKATPQKDKGLMTFVKNNFLLIAAIIYLLIPIDFLPDVVPILGYGDDVVLLAAGLLRSYVKYKQGKE; from the coding sequence GTGGCGAAAAAGATTGAGGCTGTTGAAGTCCAGAAAAAATCCGAAAGTAGCAATCAAAAAGCAACTCCGCAAAAAGATAAGGGTCTCATGACATTCGTAAAAAACAACTTCTTACTGATTGCGGCTATAATATATCTGCTTATTCCAATAGATTTTCTACCGGATGTCGTCCCTATTTTAGGGTATGGTGACGATGTTGTACTGTTGGCGGCTGGCTTGCTCAGGAGCTACGTCAAGTATAAGCAGGGTAAGGAGTAG
- the ileS gene encoding isoleucine--tRNA ligase encodes MSKIVEAPQRAEFPKLEDKILEFWRENDTFKKSVDQRPEDKKYSFVDGPPFVSGMPHPAHLFVSIAKDVIPRYWAMKGYRVRRVFGWDCHGLPIEAKVNKKYNLTGRKQIEEEFGVERYVKECRKFVEEFSENWKWYIEKIGRWADMDNAYYTMHPEFNESVIWAFKQAWDKGYIYKGKRVSMYSTDTATPVSSFEVAMDTDNYQDTEDLSVFVKFELEENPWAKDTDKKPVYMVAWTTTPWTIPSNFALAVNPEFKYVLAEFNEQYFVVAEDRVQYTFNVNEDEVGEDAGKTVRVVKTFMGDEMDGLQYKPVYDFFVDKATKNDFHVYAFSEVTGEEGSGVLHIAPAFGEVDFNFGHEKKLSFEADIDEEGKMTVGDWKGVYLRDASPLVAEDMQLKGNLLRSEMYTHRLPYYRGDNPLIYMAQDSYFIDVQKLKKRMLELNENVNWVPGHFKHGRFADTVETSPDWAVSRNRYWATVLPLWKSEDGEELVMGSIAEMAELTDQLEAREEKGKTVYYLDGEKFSLHRDFCDKLVLKKDGKEYRRVPEVLDCWLDSGSVPFAEYHYPFENQEEFKNSSPADFIVEYSGQVRAWFNVLFRMSTMLFDQEAFKNVICHGVMAGSDGRKMSKTYGNYTDPEDVLKNIGGEAMRLYAMGSPLMAGGDMNWSDEDLNEYVKTVMIPLWNTYRYLTMYATQHNWTPKDAEYPENTVLDRWLKSYMNSVTMQYADALESYDIPGSVRLIQPTVDDISTWWIRRSRERFANGDIEALQALYAALVQFARTFAPQMPFLTEEIYQNLVVGAGLKGAKESVHLEDYLEVTEKDVDQKLLDGMAQVRTLASLGQNLREENRMKLRQPLSRAVVPVESEELRDLLREELNVKSVEYKKSRPKDDELVFNDSKGHFVGLDVTLTEELKAEGWMNDVARTVQVLRKENGFKVEDKVVVSYSTDSDEVKKMMEDFDGALREKVGAKAVVKEEKVEGEKVKLEGAELTVSVS; translated from the coding sequence ATGTCGAAAATAGTAGAAGCACCACAAAGAGCAGAGTTCCCAAAGCTCGAGGACAAAATACTGGAATTTTGGAGGGAGAACGACACATTTAAAAAATCGGTAGACCAGAGACCGGAAGATAAGAAATACTCTTTCGTCGACGGTCCTCCGTTTGTATCGGGCATGCCACATCCAGCTCATCTTTTTGTCTCAATAGCCAAAGATGTGATACCTCGCTACTGGGCAATGAAGGGGTACAGAGTCAGAAGAGTATTTGGCTGGGATTGTCACGGTCTCCCAATAGAGGCAAAGGTCAATAAAAAATATAACCTGACGGGTCGTAAGCAGATAGAGGAAGAGTTTGGAGTAGAGCGATATGTTAAAGAGTGTCGCAAATTTGTTGAAGAGTTCTCTGAGAACTGGAAGTGGTACATAGAGAAGATAGGTCGCTGGGCCGACATGGACAATGCATACTACACGATGCACCCTGAATTTAATGAATCTGTGATATGGGCTTTCAAGCAGGCGTGGGACAAAGGCTACATATATAAAGGTAAGCGTGTCTCGATGTATTCGACCGATACTGCGACACCTGTCTCAAGCTTCGAGGTGGCAATGGATACTGATAACTATCAGGATACAGAGGATCTAAGCGTATTTGTAAAATTTGAGCTAGAAGAGAATCCTTGGGCTAAAGATACCGACAAGAAGCCAGTATATATGGTTGCCTGGACGACAACCCCATGGACAATACCATCAAATTTCGCACTGGCAGTAAACCCTGAATTTAAATATGTGCTCGCAGAATTTAATGAACAGTATTTTGTAGTAGCGGAGGACCGAGTTCAGTACACATTTAATGTTAATGAAGATGAGGTAGGCGAGGATGCGGGCAAGACAGTACGAGTCGTCAAAACCTTTATGGGTGATGAGATGGATGGGCTCCAGTATAAGCCTGTGTATGATTTCTTTGTCGATAAAGCAACCAAGAATGACTTCCACGTCTACGCATTTAGTGAGGTTACAGGTGAAGAGGGCTCCGGCGTGCTCCATATAGCTCCAGCCTTTGGTGAGGTGGACTTCAATTTTGGGCATGAGAAGAAGCTAAGCTTCGAAGCTGATATAGATGAAGAGGGTAAGATGACAGTGGGAGATTGGAAAGGTGTATATCTACGCGACGCAAGCCCGCTTGTTGCAGAGGATATGCAGCTCAAGGGCAATCTGCTCAGATCGGAGATGTATACTCACCGACTTCCATACTACCGCGGTGATAATCCACTTATATACATGGCTCAAGACTCATACTTCATAGACGTACAAAAGCTAAAGAAGAGAATGCTCGAGCTTAACGAAAATGTAAACTGGGTGCCAGGCCACTTTAAGCATGGGCGTTTTGCAGATACTGTTGAGACATCCCCAGATTGGGCAGTCTCGAGAAATAGATACTGGGCAACCGTACTCCCCCTTTGGAAATCTGAAGATGGGGAAGAGCTAGTAATGGGAAGCATAGCCGAGATGGCCGAGCTCACCGATCAGCTAGAAGCCCGCGAGGAGAAAGGAAAAACAGTCTACTACCTTGATGGTGAGAAATTCTCACTCCACAGGGATTTCTGTGACAAGTTGGTGCTAAAGAAGGACGGGAAAGAGTATCGAAGAGTTCCTGAGGTGCTGGACTGCTGGCTGGACTCTGGCTCTGTGCCATTTGCTGAGTACCACTATCCATTTGAAAATCAGGAAGAATTTAAAAATAGCTCTCCCGCAGACTTTATAGTCGAGTACTCGGGTCAGGTGCGTGCATGGTTTAATGTGCTTTTCCGCATGTCGACCATGCTGTTCGACCAAGAGGCATTCAAGAATGTGATATGCCACGGCGTAATGGCAGGTAGCGACGGGCGCAAGATGTCTAAAACATATGGCAACTACACCGACCCTGAGGATGTATTGAAGAATATAGGTGGTGAGGCGATGCGATTGTACGCAATGGGATCTCCACTCATGGCTGGTGGCGATATGAACTGGTCAGACGAGGATCTAAACGAGTATGTAAAGACAGTGATGATACCTCTCTGGAATACATACCGATATCTGACTATGTATGCCACGCAGCACAACTGGACTCCAAAGGATGCTGAGTACCCAGAAAATACAGTATTAGACAGATGGCTCAAGTCATATATGAACAGCGTCACAATGCAGTATGCAGATGCTCTAGAATCGTACGATATACCTGGCTCAGTCCGTCTGATACAGCCAACCGTAGACGATATATCTACCTGGTGGATACGCCGATCGCGAGAACGATTTGCCAATGGTGATATAGAAGCTCTGCAAGCCCTCTATGCAGCTCTGGTGCAATTTGCAAGGACATTTGCACCTCAGATGCCCTTCCTGACCGAGGAGATATATCAGAACCTAGTAGTTGGTGCAGGCCTTAAAGGTGCAAAGGAGTCGGTGCACCTAGAGGATTATCTAGAAGTAACCGAGAAAGATGTAGATCAGAAACTGCTAGATGGTATGGCACAGGTACGCACTTTGGCCTCATTAGGACAGAATCTACGCGAGGAGAATCGTATGAAGCTGCGACAACCGCTTAGCAGAGCAGTAGTGCCTGTTGAGAGTGAAGAGCTTCGTGATCTACTTCGCGAGGAGCTAAATGTGAAGAGTGTTGAGTATAAGAAAAGCCGTCCGAAAGATGACGAGCTGGTGTTCAACGATAGCAAAGGCCACTTTGTCGGATTGGATGTGACACTCACCGAGGAGTTGAAAGCTGAAGGCTGGATGAATGATGTGGCTCGCACGGTACAGGTATTGCGCAAAGAGAACGGATTTAAGGTTGAGGATAAGGTGGTGGTGAGCTACAGCACAGACTCAGATGAGGTTAAGAAGATGATGGAGGATTTCGATGGTGCGCTTCGAGAGAAAGTCGGCGCAAAGGCAGTAGTAAAAGAGGAAAAGGTTGAGGGTGAGAAGGTCAAGCTAGAAGGTGCGGAGCTGACGGTGAGTGTAAGCTAA
- a CDS encoding SDR family NAD(P)-dependent oxidoreductase has protein sequence MDFNGKVAFVTGSTSGIGKSIAQKLLDLKCEVIISSEHSSFELSQEFTQTDKAHYIKCDISSRADIDIAREYIKEKCQRLDLLVCNAGIMPLPCSIDTITDEVIDKTINVNLKGTFWTLRILGDLIKETSKTGAVVNITSVDGLIGEPYGVIYSATKAGIISLTKSFARYYNEPLIRVNAVAPGLIDTPLTSTTGEDPSMTTDLSVIKRMGTPAEVADSVVYLLSEQASFVTGQVVAVDGGFTLK, from the coding sequence ATGGATTTCAACGGCAAGGTTGCATTTGTGACAGGTTCGACGAGTGGAATCGGTAAATCCATTGCACAAAAACTGTTAGATCTGAAATGTGAGGTAATCATTAGTTCGGAGCACAGTAGTTTTGAGTTATCGCAAGAATTTACACAGACAGATAAAGCACATTATATTAAGTGTGATATTTCAAGTAGGGCAGATATTGATATTGCACGAGAGTATATTAAAGAAAAGTGTCAGAGGTTGGATCTGTTAGTGTGTAATGCAGGTATTATGCCTTTGCCTTGTAGTATAGATACAATCACTGATGAAGTAATTGATAAGACTATTAACGTAAACCTCAAAGGAACGTTCTGGACTTTGCGTATATTAGGTGACTTAATTAAAGAGACCTCTAAAACAGGTGCTGTTGTAAATATTACATCTGTTGATGGTCTAATCGGAGAGCCATACGGGGTAATATATTCGGCAACAAAAGCTGGAATCATTTCGTTAACAAAATCATTTGCCCGCTACTATAACGAACCTTTAATAAGAGTGAATGCTGTAGCTCCTGGTTTAATAGATACTCCTTTGACATCTACGACCGGTGAAGACCCTTCCATGACTACTGATCTATCAGTAATTAAGAGGATGGGCACTCCTGCGGAAGTAGCTGATTCAGTAGTGTATTTACTGAGTGAACAAGCAAGCTTTGTTACAGGTCAGGTAGTAGCCGTTGATGGTGGATTTACACTTAAATAG
- the rodA gene encoding rod shape-determining protein RodA, whose protein sequence is MFKYQDKLILVITTILTVLGLFTLVSTSIDFDGNIDWTGIVMKQAVFVALGVLLYIAVARIDITYLWHIQVIAVIYLVTLSLLIATLAFAPAINNAKRWILIGGTQFQPSEIAKVTVILVTIGVISLRDKYNEVLLAVISLILVLPLVVLIYLQPHGSMALILLILWFITAFTFMSNQLRNGLLVGIVVSLLLGGVLFAWDREITALLLVGVGTVAGIYGIYSKESWRKMFLVALLIGFVGAAVVAAGWDSFYEALPEHQKDRIEVFQNPEEADEDKSFNVRQSKVAIGSGQLFGKGFGFGTQTRLKFLPEHQTDFIFATFSEQFGWIGSMIVLGLYFTLIARIFWHAVNDRNSTDGWDASAVLLAALGFKIMIEVFINIGSNTGVIPATGIPLPLMSAGGTVTLMTFVTLGLVQSVISYSAKHPKEVDFIDHDDHSGGL, encoded by the coding sequence ATGTTCAAATATCAGGACAAGCTCATCCTTGTTATTACAACCATATTGACTGTGCTAGGACTCTTCACACTAGTCTCGACGAGCATAGACTTCGATGGAAATATTGATTGGACCGGTATCGTCATGAAGCAGGCGGTGTTTGTCGCACTTGGCGTACTTCTTTACATTGCTGTCGCTAGGATAGACATTACCTATCTATGGCATATTCAGGTGATTGCTGTGATATATCTAGTCACCCTATCGCTGCTGATAGCTACTTTGGCTTTTGCGCCAGCCATTAATAATGCAAAGAGGTGGATATTGATCGGCGGAACACAGTTTCAACCGTCGGAGATCGCTAAGGTCACGGTGATATTGGTAACAATAGGCGTGATATCGCTGCGTGATAAATATAACGAAGTGCTACTGGCGGTTATTTCGCTCATCTTGGTGTTGCCGCTAGTTGTGCTTATCTATCTGCAGCCTCACGGAAGCATGGCGCTGATCCTTCTGATTCTTTGGTTTATTACCGCATTTACATTTATGTCGAATCAGCTCCGGAATGGCTTGCTGGTGGGTATTGTGGTGTCGCTGCTGCTTGGCGGAGTGCTATTTGCCTGGGATAGGGAGATCACAGCACTGCTTCTGGTGGGAGTCGGCACAGTTGCAGGGATTTACGGCATATATTCAAAAGAAAGCTGGCGCAAGATGTTTCTGGTCGCACTGCTTATCGGGTTTGTCGGTGCGGCGGTTGTCGCGGCAGGGTGGGATAGCTTTTACGAGGCGTTGCCAGAGCACCAGAAGGATCGTATCGAGGTGTTTCAGAATCCAGAGGAAGCTGATGAAGATAAATCATTTAACGTCCGGCAGTCCAAAGTAGCGATCGGGTCGGGACAGCTATTTGGGAAAGGCTTCGGCTTTGGGACACAGACTCGCCTTAAATTCTTACCGGAGCACCAGACCGACTTTATATTTGCCACTTTCTCTGAGCAGTTTGGTTGGATAGGGTCGATGATAGTGCTCGGGTTGTACTTTACATTGATTGCTAGGATCTTCTGGCATGCGGTGAATGATCGAAATAGCACAGATGGATGGGATGCTTCTGCTGTGCTGCTTGCCGCGCTGGGCTTTAAGATAATGATTGAGGTGTTTATCAATATCGGCAGCAACACCGGAGTTATACCTGCAACCGGAATCCCGCTGCCGCTGATGAGTGCCGGAGGTACAGTTACACTTATGACTTTTGTGACGCTGGGGCTAGTGCAAAGCGTGATCTCATATTCGGCAAAACATCCAAAAGAGGTAGATTTCATTGATCATGACGATCACTCGGGTGGGCTGTAA
- the rplU gene encoding 50S ribosomal protein L21, translated as MANEKSATKKKTTVKKAAPKAVKANAKPAKTSTKAKPAAKAEVKATKAKVVKQNGGFAVIEIAGTQLKVEEGKKYTINKIDGAKGEKVSAELYKVLMTSDGDSINVGKPYVDGAKVELKVDTQKRDKKVDTRTFKSKARYRRKRAIRPMITRIEVTKIA; from the coding sequence ATGGCAAACGAAAAGAGCGCAACAAAAAAGAAAACTACTGTTAAGAAAGCAGCTCCAAAGGCTGTGAAAGCAAACGCAAAGCCTGCTAAGACAAGCACAAAGGCTAAGCCAGCTGCAAAAGCAGAGGTAAAGGCTACAAAAGCTAAAGTTGTAAAGCAGAATGGTGGCTTCGCAGTGATCGAGATTGCCGGTACACAGCTCAAGGTTGAAGAGGGGAAGAAATATACAATTAACAAGATCGATGGTGCAAAGGGAGAGAAAGTAAGTGCAGAGCTGTACAAAGTATTGATGACCTCAGATGGAGATAGTATTAATGTAGGCAAGCCATATGTTGATGGTGCAAAGGTTGAGCTAAAGGTTGATACACAGAAGCGAGATAAGAAAGTTGATACTAGGACATTCAAGTCAAAGGCTCGATACAGACGAAAGAGGGCTATCCGCCCTATGATTACCCGTATTGAGGTAACCAAGATAGCTTAG
- a CDS encoding DNA methyltransferase: MKYFFIPGRLRDLSAVEISQQAKVILDKYSLDNKGRNFFVLESDQPEQVAMLFNRLGGFIKYGEVYELDADLSSIFPINLEKVNYGVSGYSNSSAKDLHDKVMKISRSVDKYLKDSGIKSRYIRGDRGELSSAQILGNNLIEKGADLSLLQDFKGELSLGKTLAVQDIAGFSMRDYERPAFDKKMGMLPPKLARIMVNLASVKPGATIWDPFCGVGTIPLEALLLGYNVLGSDLDEEMVNSTEENIAWLSKNYDLGDQKYALFQYDVTDYHKGIRKKLRNTEIHAVVFEPYMGPPQRKVMAPGKANELLNEVQKLYEGLFLMLEHIDKHELTVVAVLPSYKTHKGWMTLRYSSLFSKKWEIINNKVREKDLHWERTNSIIRRNLLILKMKS, translated from the coding sequence ATGAAATATTTCTTCATACCGGGCAGACTACGCGACCTATCAGCAGTTGAGATCTCTCAGCAAGCCAAGGTTATCCTAGACAAATATAGCCTGGACAACAAAGGGCGCAACTTTTTCGTATTAGAAAGCGATCAGCCTGAGCAGGTTGCAATGCTATTTAACCGCCTTGGCGGTTTCATTAAGTATGGTGAAGTCTATGAGCTTGACGCCGATCTGAGTAGCATTTTTCCTATAAATCTTGAGAAAGTTAACTATGGCGTAAGCGGTTATTCAAACAGCTCTGCCAAAGATCTTCATGATAAAGTCATGAAAATTTCGCGCTCAGTAGATAAGTATCTTAAGGATAGCGGCATCAAATCAAGATATATCCGTGGTGATCGCGGTGAGCTATCCTCCGCTCAGATTTTGGGCAACAACCTTATCGAGAAAGGTGCCGATCTCTCACTGCTTCAAGATTTCAAAGGTGAACTAAGCCTAGGAAAGACCTTGGCAGTACAAGATATCGCAGGATTCTCGATGCGGGACTACGAAAGACCTGCATTTGATAAGAAAATGGGGATGTTGCCACCAAAACTAGCTCGCATTATGGTAAATCTGGCATCGGTTAAGCCTGGTGCAACTATCTGGGACCCGTTCTGTGGTGTCGGTACAATCCCACTTGAAGCCTTGCTCCTTGGATATAATGTGCTTGGCTCCGATCTAGACGAGGAGATGGTGAATTCAACTGAGGAAAATATTGCGTGGTTGAGCAAGAATTACGACCTCGGTGATCAGAAGTACGCGCTTTTCCAGTACGATGTCACAGATTATCACAAGGGAATTCGCAAAAAGCTTAGAAATACAGAAATTCACGCAGTTGTTTTCGAGCCATACATGGGACCACCGCAGAGAAAGGTGATGGCTCCTGGCAAGGCAAACGAGCTTCTCAATGAGGTTCAGAAGCTGTACGAAGGGCTTTTCTTGATGCTTGAGCACATTGATAAGCATGAGCTAACTGTAGTTGCAGTCCTCCCATCATATAAGACCCATAAGGGTTGGATGACGCTGAGATACAGCTCGCTTTTCAGCAAAAAATGGGAGATTATAAACAACAAAGTAAGGGAAAAAGACTTGCATTGGGAGCGAACTAATAGTATCATAAGGCGCAATCTTTTGATTTTGAAGATGAAGAGTTAA
- a CDS encoding 50S ribosomal protein L27: MSKTAAAGSVKISPNVPGKRLGVKIYAGESVRNGNIIVRQRGTVFHAGRNTKLSRDHSIYAVTDGFVNFRRMSGHKRGKYFVDVLDAPTQTESAE; the protein is encoded by the coding sequence ATGTCAAAGACAGCAGCAGCAGGAAGCGTAAAAATTTCACCAAATGTTCCAGGTAAGAGACTGGGTGTAAAGATCTATGCTGGTGAATCAGTAAGAAACGGAAATATCATCGTCCGACAGCGCGGTACAGTATTTCATGCAGGTAGGAACACAAAGCTTTCCCGCGACCACTCAATTTATGCCGTAACAGACGGATTTGTAAACTTCAGAAGGATGTCAGGCCACAAGAGGGGTAAATATTTTGTAGACGTGCTTGATGCTCCAACCCAGACTGAGTCTGCAGAGTAA